The nucleotide sequence GTGGAAAGCCTGACCGGCATCAAGTTCGAGAAGCTGCTGGCCCAGGTGCCCGCGCTCCGGAACGCGATGGAACAAACCAAGAAAGAATAATGGCATTGGCGCCTGGTTCGTCGCGCCAATCCGGTTCCAAGGCGTGATTTTATGCGACTATTTGAAGCCATCGTGGAAGCCAATCACCGCGCGGTGGGCGGTGACAACAGCGCGAGCATCAAGCCGGGGGATTTCCCGGATTCGCTGCCCGTGGTGGCGCTGACCTGCATTGATCCCCGGCTGAATCCCTTGATCCCGGAGGTGCTCGGCATCCCCGAGGAGAAATTCATCTGGCTGCGCAATGCCGGCAACATCATCACCAATCCGCTCAGCAGCACCATGCGTTCCCTCGCGCTGGCCTGCATGGTCAAGGGCGGCAAGGAAATTGCGGTGATCGGCCATACCGATTGCCTCATTGGCAAGAGCACCATCATGCAACTCACGGACCGCATGCGGGCGCTTGGCATCGAGCGGGCGCGGCTTCCTGAAAACCTGGTGGAATATTTCGGCATGTTTGCCAGCGAGCGGCAGAACGTATTGAAGGCGGTGGAACACATCCGCAACAGTCCGATCATTGGCTCCAAAATCCCGGTGCATGGTTTCCTACTGGACATCCAGAGCGGCAAGCTGGAGTGGATTGTCAACGGCTACCAGACGCTGGATACCACGGCTTCCAAATTTACCTCCGCAATTCGTAAAGCCGAGGACATCACCCAGGCGCTGGGGGATCACCCGCCGGAATTTCAGATTGGCGGCATGAAATTTCCCTCTAGTAAAATCGGGGAAATGGCTTCCCAAACCAGCCAAGTGCTGCACCGGGTTGAGCAAAAGGTCGAGGAAATCGGCGCCACGCTGCACAAAGTCAAGGAAGAGATTGGGATGAGCAAATCGGAAACGCCGTCCGTTGTCCATGATCGGCCCACTGCCTTTGCCGCCGCCGAACCCGTCGCCCTATCCCCCACTTCCCCGGCAGCGTTGCTGAAAAAAATTAATTCCAGCAAACGTTATCGCATCATTGGCACGGATCAGAAGGTGTACGGTCCGGTGCCGGCCAGTACCATCCTGCGCTGGATTGATGACAGCCGGATTGACGCCCAGACTCCCATTCAGCCGGAAGGCGCCACCTCATGGCAGCCGCTCGGTTTGATGCCGGATCTTGGCAAAGGCAAAGCCGTTCCTACTCCGCCACCGCTGCCGGGTAATAAAGATTGGTTCCAAAAACGATAGGGAACCAACGCTCCTCAAGCCCTGACGGTTTGTCTCAAGTTATGGCCTTGATTGGCTCAGCCCCTGCATGAGTTTTGGAGACGTTCCGTCGTAAAAAAACCGGGCTGGCGTTGGCCAACCCGGTTTGCTTGCGAAATATCGTGATAACGCGTCGCTCTGGTCCATTAATCCAGCACCGGCTCCGAGCCATCGAGCATCTTCACCTTGTTATGGGCGAAGTATTCCTTGGTCAACGCCTTGACCATCTTGGCGCGGTGATCATACAGGCGCTTGAGCTTGCGCGGCTTGTGCTTGGCCAGCGCGTAATGCGTGAGCAACGGCATGGCGATGGTCGTGTCCGTATAACACACCACGGCGTCCGGCAGACGCTCCGGGTCCACCTTGCCCCAACTGACGGCTTCGCTCGGCGTCGCGCCGGAAAGGCCGCCGGTGTCGGGCCGGGCATCGGTGACTTGCAGGAAATAATCCTGGCCCAGTTCCTTGATGCGCAGCACTTCCTGAATTTGCGGTTCGGTTTGCAGCATGAAATTCTTCGGACTGCCGCCGCCCCACAGCACCACGGCGCTCTTGCCGCCGGCCCGTTTGGCCGCGAGCACAAAGGCGGTGGTTTCATTCACGTCAATCGAGGGGTTCATGCGCAGCTTATTCCCGCGCAGCTCCACGCCCGCGACGTTCATGCCGATGGTCGAATCGCCCGGCGAGGACGTGTAGCACGGCACCCCGGCGCGGTACGCGGCGGCGAGCACCGAGACATCCTTCAGCCCGTTTTTATCTTCCCAATCCGCGCAATACTTGCCTATCAAGTAGTGCAATTCGGCGGTGCCCATTTCCTTTTGGAATTCGGGCA is from Verrucomicrobiota bacterium and encodes:
- a CDS encoding carbonic anhydrase, with translation MRLFEAIVEANHRAVGGDNSASIKPGDFPDSLPVVALTCIDPRLNPLIPEVLGIPEEKFIWLRNAGNIITNPLSSTMRSLALACMVKGGKEIAVIGHTDCLIGKSTIMQLTDRMRALGIERARLPENLVEYFGMFASERQNVLKAVEHIRNSPIIGSKIPVHGFLLDIQSGKLEWIVNGYQTLDTTASKFTSAIRKAEDITQALGDHPPEFQIGGMKFPSSKIGEMASQTSQVLHRVEQKVEEIGATLHKVKEEIGMSKSETPSVVHDRPTAFAAAEPVALSPTSPAALLKKINSSKRYRIIGTDQKVYGPVPASTILRWIDDSRIDAQTPIQPEGATSWQPLGLMPDLGKGKAVPTPPPLPGNKDWFQKR
- the speY gene encoding deoxyhypusine synthase, with translation MKHQKNARYREDLTETPEWLKAKKCPHRAKFMSGKRILPKNLTGKEKLADLIDNTFLAYNSARLKEGCQLFVEKMLDQDVTIGMSLSGALTPAGLGCSSVVPLIKAGFVDWIVATGANLYHDMHYPLNYPVKVGNFKFDDTELRNNDIVRIYDVLLGYSDCLMATDEVLRALLILPEFQKEMGTAELHYLIGKYCADWEDKNGLKDVSVLAAAYRAGVPCYTSSPGDSTIGMNVAGVELRGNKLRMNPSIDVNETTAFVLAAKRAGGKSAVVLWGGGSPKNFMLQTEPQIQEVLRIKELGQDYFLQVTDARPDTGGLSGATPSEAVSWGKVDPERLPDAVVCYTDTTIAMPLLTHYALAKHKPRKLKRLYDHRAKMVKALTKEYFAHNKVKMLDGSEPVLD